The window TATCTTTCAAAGTATCACTTAGAGAACTTCACCAAGAAACTAAAGTGGAGCACACTAAAACACTACAAAGTGACAGAGAGATATTTTCAAAGATTCCTAAAGGCAAAACACAAGTTAAGCGACATCCCTTTGAAAAGTATTGACTATAAATTTCTAATCGATTTTGAAGATTTCCTTCGCAATTGGAAACCAAAGGACCATCAAAAGGCACTAAATAATAATGGTGTGATGAAGCACATGATAAGATTTAGGAAACTTTTAAAACTAGCCCAAAGGCTCGATTGGATAGAAAAGAACCCATTTAAAAAATATCAAACCCATTTTGAAAAAGTTGAAAGAGAATATCTGGATGGGAATGAACTTCAAGCCATTGAGGAAAAAGAGTTTAATATCCCAAGGCTCGAAATGGTAAGAGATATCTTTATATTCAGCTGTTATACAGGCCTATCTTATGTTGATATCTATCATTTATCGAAAGATAATATTTCTATAGGCATGGATGGTGAGAGATGGATTCATTTGAAAAGAAAGAAAACGAATACATCCTTCTCGGTGATGCTTTTGCCAAAGGCAGAACACATTATTGAAAAATATACAGATCATCCAAGAGCTTTTGAAAATCAGCTTTTACCTGTTTTATCTAACCAAAAAACCAACGCCTATCTAAAGGAAATTGCAGATCTATGCGGCATAAAGAAAACGCTAACCTTTCATATAGCCCGACATACCTTTGCCACCACGGTTACTCTTACGAATGGAGTACCGATTGAAACAGTGAGCAAAATGTTAGGCCATACCAAGTTGGCCACCACACAGATTTACGCTAAAGTGGTCGAGAATAAAATAGGTGAAGATATGGCTGCACTAAAGCAGAAATTATCACAATCCGAGCAACTGAAAAAGGCAGATTAATCTGCCTTTTCTTTTTTACCAGAGCAATATAATTTAATACCCAATAGTTTTAATTATTATATTTTAAATACAACAGTATACTTATGGAATAATATTTGATATCAAACGAACCAATATTTCAGTCAAAACAGAACCATTCTCCCCACTTTTGAACCAATAATTAAACTATTAAACCCTATTGAAAAGTGAGATATGAATTAGACCTATTTGACTATATCGTCTCTGAGTATTTTAAAAATGAAAAACAACAACTATCAAAATCAGAATTTCATGAATGGAAGCAGAACCTCTTAAAAGAAGAAGAACGGCTAAGGCAAAGCTTAATGAAAATGGTCTTTGTCAATCAGGATGACCAAGCCATTGAAAGGCAAGTACAATTCTACCAGCACAAACTGATTACCATTTCAAAAGAGGTAGCCAATCAGATTGAATACCTCCCAATTCCTTATGAGCGCATTATCAAAAAAGATGACTACAGATCTCAATTAGGGCATCTATTTCTTAAAATTCTCTCTGACCTATTAACCTTTATTGAAAATCACTTTGCCCGATATTTCAATCAGGACAGCGAAGTACCCACCACTTATTTTGAAAGGTCCAGTACACAGCTGCGCTATAAATTATTTAAAATCAAAGAGCTCGGAGACCTTAAAAATATAGATCCTCCCCTTTTGAAAATTATTATTCATCACATTCAAAAAGCAATAGACAACCCAAAAGGCATCTCCTACCGCAAGTTTATCTATTGTAAAACATTCCTTTCTGAAATGCTGGTTATGCTTTCTCGAGATCCGAAAGGCATTAAGATGGAAAAACAGATTATTACCAACTTAATATATCTGAACTTCAATGTATTTGCCATTTACAATTACATTAGCAACCGACTTACTGAGCACTATCAAGCCAAATCCAATTATAATGATCAGCTACTGCAATTGCAGCTTTTCAAAAAGTTGATCAATCAATCTCATATAAAGCCTGATTTTGAATTTCATTCCAATACTCCAAGTCTTAAAGAAAGCCTTTTAATTTGGATTGAGGAGGAAGTATTCTACTTCAAAGAAAGAAAGCAGCTTTCAATTCAATACCAACAACCAGAGGTAGCCTGGAATAAAGCACATAAAACCAAAAAGCTTTACAGTACACTTTCAGTATCACAGCTAGCCTATTTCATGAGGTTATTGTCAAATGCTAACATTATAACCCTTGAAAGTAAAGCCAAATTAATTGAATTAATATCAGATAACTTTTCTACTACGAGTCAGAAAGACATCTCCGTTAAGAGCTTAAAAAATAAAATCTATTCACCCGAATTTTCAACAATTGAGAACATTCAAAATCTGTTAGAAAACTTAATCCAAATGACCGAAAAGGATAAAACGATAAATTAATTTCATTTTTTTTCGTTTAAAAACTCTATTTAAACAAAATGGAAAGGGGTTATAGGGGGTTATATAACCCCTTTGCAACTGTTTTAGCATTCCTCCTTTTTGCAGCTTTGCCATGACAACAAAAACAAGTAAATAGTATGGCAGCGGAAATAATCACAACAGATGACTTAAGAGAATTCAAACTGGAATTACTCGATGATTTCAGAAAGCTTTTAGCAGAACAAAAAGGGATCCCCACCAAAAAGTGGCTACGATCCGAAGAAGTCAAAAAGCTTTTAAACATCAGTCCGGGTACACTCCAAAATTTGAGAGTAAACGGCACACTCCCCTTCACAAAAATGGGTGGTGTTTTATACTACGATGCACAGGATATTCAAAATATCTTACAATCAAATAAGATAGGCTGATGAATACAGCAGAAAATAGTATGAAGAAACCGGTGAATTTTATTCACCAGTTTCTTTCCGCTATGGATAAAATATCTGAGGAGAAAAGCTTCAATCCAACACATGTAAGTCTTTATGTGAGCTTATTCACAAGGTGGAACTTAAACCATTTTAGAAACCCAATATCCATCAACAGAGAAGAGGTGATGACGATTTCTAAAATAGGTTCTAAAAACACCTATCATAAGTGCTTAAAGGATTTACAAAAAAGTGGATTTATTGATTACCTCCCTTCTCATAACCCTATGAAAGGCAGCCAAATCAACATGCTCAAAATCAGTACAACTACTGATACAAGCACTGAACAAGTGGTGGACAAGTACAATACAACTACTACACAAGTAGTGAGCCCTTCATTAAACAATATAAACAGTATAAACAATACAAAGAATATAGATATAGGCTCGAATAAAAATTCAACTAAAAAATTTAAGCCACCAAAATTAGACGAGGTGAAAAATTATCTAAAGGAGAAATCAAAAGAATATGAACTACAGAAAAAAGAAATCGACCAGGAGGCCGAAAAATTCCTCAACTACTATTCAGCCAAAGGCTGGATAGTAGGCAAAAATTCAAAAATGAAAGACTGGCAAGCTGCTCTTCGCAACTGGTTATTGAATTACAAAAAATTCAACCCATCAGACACCAAACAAAACCAAGCCGGCCACCTCCACAACAACGAAATCAAAGACTATGATATACCCCTCTAACCTCTGCAGCATAAGGTCTGCAGAAACCAGCGCGCAGGAAGGTCAAAATAGCGGGCCAGCTGCTGGATGCAGCGTTGAAGCATCATATTGTTGTGCCTTTTGAATACTTTTTGGCTAGAAAAAGTTGAACTGACAGCTCCTTTCTTTGAGCGAGGGAAGGACAAAATAGCGGGCCAGCGGTAGCCATGCGGGTGGAAGCATCATTTTGCCTTGATTTTTGCAATACTTTTTATCAAGAAAAAGTATGAAACAGAAAACCTAAAACTATAAAGATAAAACTAATGAAAGCAAATACTCAGCAAATAAGCACAATCCCTAGGCGGGCTGGATTGGTGAAAAGGCGGGCCAGAGTTGGCCAGTGCATGGCAGCATCTTTTCACCATGCTTTTTGCATACTTTTTAGCTAGAAAAAGTATGAAGTAAATGACTTCAATATTTATTAATAAGGATTACGATGGCATCAAATGAAATAAACTTAAAGAACTATAGATCAAAAAAATTCCAATTCCACCACTGCTTAAACTTCCTTCAAAAAGCAGGACAAACAGAATTCGGAAATCACTTCAAAATCCATGAAGCCGATCATGAAATTCTCTTCAAAATACTGGCCTACTTCTATGAAGATGAAGAAATCTGTAGTGATAATAACATCTCATTGCGGAAAGGATTACTACTCACAGGACCAGTAGGCTGCGGCAAAACAAAACTAATGATGCTCTTCAGGCACTTCCTCCACAAAGTCCATAAATACTCAGTAAAATCAACTAGAGATATTGCTTATGAATTCATGGAACATGGCTTCTCCGTAATCAACAAATATTCAAAAGCTCACTTTCAACGTTATCAAGACCAGCTGGTACCCAAAACACTATGCTTAGATGACCTAGGACTTGAATCCACTATCAAACACTTTGGTAACGAAACCAACACCATAGCTGAAATCCTCCTAAACCGTTACCACCTTTTCACCACCAGGAGCATGATCACCCACGCCACTACAAACTTAATTCCTACTGAATTAGAAAACCTCTATGGAAATAGAGTTAGGTCGAGAATGAGAGAAATGTTTAATTTGATTGCATTCCATTCTACTGATAAAAGAGCTTAACTTAATATTCAACAATTTTTCTTAATTATGTAGTGTAAATAAAGTAATGTAATTTTATTTACACGTAGAGTAAAATTGTTTACTTTATGGAATTGTTATATACCATTAAGATAGTGCAATGAAACAGTATAGTAGAATTTTAGGAATTGTAAGTTTTATAGCCTGTATAGGTTTGTTCGGTCTTCTGATTTTTGGCTTCATCGAATCTGAAGAAGAACGATGGATACTAATACTTCTTTCTATACCTCTATACGCTTTTATTCACTTCATTCTTCTTCATAGGTTTGGCTTCAATTATAAAGCTGAATTTACTAAGCCTCAAAGTATTGCTGTAGTTAGTCTCTCTTTAATATTTGGATTGTCATTTTTATTACTAATTCCACCTAATATCGTCAGATTTAACTCAATTATAAAAGAAAATGAAAAACTTGCAGAACCATTGAAACTTGGAATTGATACAACAGCATATGGTTATTCAGCTGGGTTAAATACTAAATTTCTTAATGGTCAGATTAATTACCAGTTTCAGACTCTAGCAAGCGAACCCTTTAAAAAAGACAGACCCAACGTTCCTTCGTTCACTATTAAATTTTATGATGAAGATGGGTTTTTTATTAATGAAATAGAAATCAGTAACTACACTCGAAATGTTGATAGTGAAGGTAACGTTACAGGTATTTCAGCTAACTCTAGTGAATACATGAATTCAGGTGACTATAAAAGAATTGCTGACTGGGGTCTAGTAATAAATAAATCGAAATGAAAGTCATTGGCACTATTTCTAAAAAGCTTAAAGAAAAACCCTATATCTATAGAATTGAACTACTTGACCGATTTGAAAAGCTTCTATCAGATAAAGAAATTGTTTTTGTAAGACCATCAACTTGGCAGGACCCTCTTGAAAATCTTATTTTCAATGCAAAACTGGTAAAGGATGGTAAAGAGTATCACCACCCAGTTAAAGAAAAAATCTATTCGCAATGTTGGAGCTATGAAGGAGATTCCTATGCTCTATGGCAGATTTACACTACAAAAAAGAATGATAAGGGCGAATTCAAAAGACATTTGGGCGTTCGAATAACAACAAAACTTGACAAGTTACAACAAATATCAAATCTCAATAATGGCGATTTTTACTATGGTCAGGTAAATTATTTATGCAAATACCAACTTGAAAAACTACCTAAAGACCTATCTATAATTAAATCATTAAGAGATACGAATTTGAATGAAAATCATCTAAAGACACTTCTGATAAAACGTAAATCATACCATTATGAAAATGAGGTGAGATTAATTGCAAATCCTATTGACAAATTGATAGATAAAACTGATAATCGCTTATGCAGATTAAAAATAGAACCAATGAATTTCATCACCTCTGTCAGATTTGACCCTGCAATGCCTTATAAGGACTTTAAAAGCAAGAAGGAGGAACTAATTGATAAGTTTGGTTTTAGACCAAAACAAATCACGCAATCAACTTACTTTAAGAAAAATAAATTCGTTATTAAATTATAAAGGCAAATAGTAAATGCTAAAAATGAATATGCATACTGAGCCATTCAAGGGCTTATGCTAGAATTAAATACCAGCGCTGTTAGCAACTGGGTCACATACTCATTTTAGCTGTGCGTAGTGTTTTATTTTTTCAAGCTTATTATTTCTTCGTAGGTAGCTTTTTTGACATCGTGAAATTTACTCCAAACCTTTCTGTATTGTCGAATTATTGTGTCATCCTTGTTTATTTCTTTCATAACGTGATTTGCCTTGTTCAGATAACTGATAAAATTACCCCAATCGTAATGTTTAGAAGGACTATAACCAGTTGCACTGTTCTCATCTGGTAACCACTTTAGCCGTCTTTGCGAACCTAAATGTGTAAATCTCTTATATAGTCGCGTTTCAAAAAGTGAGTCAGAGGGTATGTGAGCTGATTTTGCAAAATGAACACCCCTTCTAAATGACCTTTTCATAGTTCTATAAAATTTCGAAAAACCTGCTGTTTTTACTCTGATTTTTGAGCCGTCATACATGAACCCCAAATATTCTAATTGTTTGTTAGGATTTAATATCTCATTTTTTATTAAACCGCCTTTAAATTCTGTGTTTTTGTTTAACTCATATCTGTAG is drawn from Marivirga arenosa and contains these coding sequences:
- a CDS encoding site-specific integrase, translating into MSNSKNHSLSTLLYVKKHRIKEGLAPLYLRISTTNSRVEYSLSRKVEFKKWNYNKQRLGGSTQETKKLNRFLDQLIDRIHKIYEELILNQEYVTAEVIRNKLFNLEEESEITLLYLSKYHLENFTKKLKWSTLKHYKVTERYFQRFLKAKHKLSDIPLKSIDYKFLIDFEDFLRNWKPKDHQKALNNNGVMKHMIRFRKLLKLAQRLDWIEKNPFKKYQTHFEKVEREYLDGNELQAIEEKEFNIPRLEMVRDIFIFSCYTGLSYVDIYHLSKDNISIGMDGERWIHLKRKKTNTSFSVMLLPKAEHIIEKYTDHPRAFENQLLPVLSNQKTNAYLKEIADLCGIKKTLTFHIARHTFATTVTLTNGVPIETVSKMLGHTKLATTQIYAKVVENKIGEDMAALKQKLSQSEQLKKAD
- a CDS encoding helix-turn-helix domain-containing protein, giving the protein MAAEIITTDDLREFKLELLDDFRKLLAEQKGIPTKKWLRSEEVKKLLNISPGTLQNLRVNGTLPFTKMGGVLYYDAQDIQNILQSNKIG
- a CDS encoding AAA family ATPase — translated: MASNEINLKNYRSKKFQFHHCLNFLQKAGQTEFGNHFKIHEADHEILFKILAYFYEDEEICSDNNISLRKGLLLTGPVGCGKTKLMMLFRHFLHKVHKYSVKSTRDIAYEFMEHGFSVINKYSKAHFQRYQDQLVPKTLCLDDLGLESTIKHFGNETNTIAEILLNRYHLFTTRSMITHATTNLIPTELENLYGNRVRSRMREMFNLIAFHSTDKRA
- a CDS encoding DUF2971 domain-containing protein, translating into MKVIGTISKKLKEKPYIYRIELLDRFEKLLSDKEIVFVRPSTWQDPLENLIFNAKLVKDGKEYHHPVKEKIYSQCWSYEGDSYALWQIYTTKKNDKGEFKRHLGVRITTKLDKLQQISNLNNGDFYYGQVNYLCKYQLEKLPKDLSIIKSLRDTNLNENHLKTLLIKRKSYHYENEVRLIANPIDKLIDKTDNRLCRLKIEPMNFITSVRFDPAMPYKDFKSKKEELIDKFGFRPKQITQSTYFKKNKFVIKL